One region of Girardinichthys multiradiatus isolate DD_20200921_A chromosome 1, DD_fGirMul_XY1, whole genome shotgun sequence genomic DNA includes:
- the vwa1 gene encoding von Willebrand factor A domain-containing protein 1, with translation MYSHMLTWMMKVVLVVCSLLRLSSPQSPAPEGVLNCCEGDVLFLVDSSGSVTSYEHARMLSFLSELLLPFSLGKDQVRVGLLQVGTKPRLEFGFDRYITQNGLQGALKNIRPLRGDTNTVDALKMAKEWVLQPRTPDGARESLPRVLVWLTDGIKPGDVIGPMAELRQQGVAVLVVSTGHSNYKVLREVVTPPVENHLHFVDLDDMSIITKDLRDAIIEIIRAERLYIQDVSTNSASLHWRPVLSGLPGYYEIRFGQVHTGGGGSGGGTGTSPSIGGSQYQRLTQPAESNSIKLTGLKPDTTYSVNLIPESNELTFNTLSTTFKTKPEVVSPAVVTISDSGQTSVRVSWGPLQPETVTSYYIEYSALPRGNLQVITLDQTQNSTVLRNLQPDTTYLVTVTARHASGKEKAMSVKVCTQEVTPGLADLQLTTVGSDSVQVDWKGSVGGLRGYWLTWEARQSSATGQRSSFYLPPNSLSTRLMHLPPFARVCVSPIYRTARGDGLCCTAQFHSDALGYGFQS, from the exons ATGTATAGCCACATGTTAACATGGATGATGAAGGTGGTGCTGGTGGTGTGTTCGCTTCTGCGCCTCTCCTCGCCACAGAGCCCCGCACCTGAAGGAG TGCTGAACTGCTGCGAGGGTGACGTCCTCTTTTTGGTGGATTCCTCAGGGAGTGTGACGTCCTACGAGCATGCCCGCATGCTCTCCTTCTTGTCTGAGCTCCTGCTCCCCTTTTCGCTGGGAAAGGATCAAGTGAGAGTAGGACTGCTGCAAGTGGGTACCAAGCCACGCCTGGAGTTTGGCTTTGACAGATACATTACCCAAAATGGCCTCCAGGGGgctttgaaaaacataagacCCCTCAGGGGGGACACCAACACAGTCGACGCTCTCAAAATGGCTAAGGAGTGGGTGTTGCAACCCCGAACGCCTGATGGGGCTCGTGAAAGCCTCCCAAGAGTGTTGGTGTGGTTGACTGATGGGATAAAACCAGGGGATGTGATTGGACCGATGGCTGAGCTGCGGCAACAGGGTGTGGCAGTGCTGGTGGTCTCTACGGGGCACAGCAACTACAAAGTGCTGAGGGAGGTGGTAACTCCCCCTGTGGAAAACCACCTGCACTTTGTGGACCTTGATGACATGAGCATCATCACGAAGGACCTGCGGGATGCCATCATTG AGATAATCCGAGCTGAGCGCCTTTACATTCAAGACGTCTCCACCAACTCTGCCTCTCTCCACTGGAGACCCGTTCTTTCTGGTCTCCCAGGCTACTACGAGATTCGCTTTGGTCAGGTTCACACTGGAGGAGGTGGTAGTGGAGGAGGAACCGGGACTAGTCCGAGCATCGGTGGAAGTCAGTACCAGAGACTCACCCAGCCTGCAGAGTCGAACAGCATCAAACTGACTGGCCTAAAGCCAGACACCACCTATTCTGTCAACCTGATTCCAGAGTCCAATGAACTAACATTCAACACACTCTCTACCACCTTCAAAACAAAGCCAG AGGTTGTGAGTCCAGCTGTTGTAACAATCTCTGATTCTGGGCAGACCAGTGTTCGGGTGAGCTGGGGTCCTCTTCAGCCAGAGACTGTCACGAGTTACTACATTGAGTACTCCGCCCTGCCCAGGGGCAATCTCCAGGTCATCACCCTGGACCAAACACAAAACTCTACTGTGCTTAGAAACCTCCAACCGGACACAACTTACCTGGTCACAGTTACTGCCCGGCATGCCTCGGGAAAGGAGAAAGCAATGTCAGTCAAAGTTTGCACTCAAGAAG TAACGCCTGGCCTGGCCGACCTCCAGCTCACCACAGTGGGAAGCGATTCAGTGCAGGTTGACTGGAAGGGCAGCGTGGGTGGTCTGAGGGGATACTGGCTCACCTGGGAGGCGCGCCAAAGCTCTGCCACTGGCCAACGCTCCTCCTTCTACCTTCCACCCAATTCTCTGTCGACACGACTCATGCACCTCCCCCCTTTTGCGAGAGTGTGTGTGTCACCCATTTACCGAACGGCGAGGGGGGATGGATTGTGTTGCACAGCACAGTTTCATTCAG ATGCATTGGGATACGGCTTCCAGTCGTAG